The nucleotide sequence TATGCAATCAACCGGATATTCTGTGCCATCTTTGGCTATCACCGAGTTTTCGGTGATCTGGGCAATTCCCGTTGTATTGACGTCGGCGTTACCCTGGTCCAGCGCCCGGTAATACGTGTTCGACATGAGGACACGTTTGCAGCCGAGCTGGAAGGTCGGGGCTACCTTCTTGCGCAGCTCCCGGTCTTTGATCTGGCGCCGAATGTTGTAACGCCCGACAGTTTCGGCAATGCGAAGGGCGGACCTTATCCGGGTGAAGCCTATGACGTAGCTTTCCCTGTACCAGTAGGTGATATAGCGCGCCAGGCGCTGCAAAAAAGGAACGTGGCGAAACAGTCGTTTCTCAAGTTTGGTGTAGGTTCGGTCGCGACGCGGCAAGATCCACGGCGCGGTGCGCTGGAACAGCACGAAGTGTTCGACCAGTGGCTGGATCTCTGGAACGAACTGGATCGCGGAGGCACCGGTGCCGATGATAGCTACCCGTTTACCGGCGATGTCGTACCCGTGGTCCCACCGTGCCGAATGAAAAGCGTTGCCGACGAAGGCTTCTTGCCCTGGAATCTCGGGGATCGCGACATCAGAAAGCGGGCCGGTGGCGTTGATGAAGATTGTGGCGCTGAGCGAACCGCGGTCAGTGGTGATCTGCCAGCGTTTCGCTGCATCGTCCCAGTAGGCGTCGAGCAGTTCGGTGCGGAGGTGCACCTTCGGCATAACTCCGAACTCGCGCGCCGTGCGCTGCAAGTAAGCGTAGATCTCGGGCTGCGGGGAGAATGTGCTGCTCCAGTGGGGGTTCCGCGCGAACGAGTAGGAATACAGCACGGAAGGCACATCGCACGCGCAGCCAGGGTACGAATTAGCCTCCCACGTCCCCCCAACGTCAGCGGCTTTCTCCACGACCACGTAGTCGTTCATGCCCGATTGACCGAGCCGAATTGCTGCACCGAGGCCGGAGAATCCAGCACCAGCGATCAGGATATGCACATGAGACGGAAGAGGTCGATGCGATTCTTGCCCGCCAACACTGTTCGGTGCGCTCATGGATTCTCGCTTCCGCCGACTCTCTGAGTGCTTTGTGCAGCCGCGCGATACCCTCGCCGGTCCAGCTACGACGTTACTCCTGAGATGATCACGGCCCGATGAGTTTGACGAGATCTCAGGTGACGATGAGGAATGCCGTACCGCTGGCAGCCGCAGCCCACAGAACACTCGTCGCAGTGCCGATGATGAATTGCTCCGAGGCATCGGGATTCCGGAGTTCCGGATAACGAGCGAGGCCCTTGACAGCCATGACGATGGCAATTCCTTGTGGCCACGCGGTGAGTATGGAGACTGCGACGGCTACGCGTTCAAGAATGCCGATTGTAAACCCGCCACGAAGTGGCCCCGGGGTATCGGAATCGTCCTCGGTCGCGGTAGTAGGTTTTGGATCTTCCCGTACAGAGCTGTCTGAATCGCGAGTCTCCCGCTGCTGCGAGCGGTGGTGGCTCCGTCTTTCACGCGCGGCTTCTCGGTGGGCGAGGCTGAATGCGCCGAGGACCACTGGTGAACCGCCCACCGCGGCGACCGCAACGGCGATGACCAGTACGGCGACTTGCACAGCTGGCACGGGTTGGGCGGCGGCCGCGCCCGCCAGCGCGGCGGCACCCAGGGCGAGCAGTGCTGAACCTGCGTGTACCCACGCTGGCAGTTCGGCGCGCTGCGGCAACTGAGCGGCAGGCGGGATGAGCGCGATGATGAGAGCGAGTACGAGGAACGCGATCGCGAGCGCTATCACTCTTCCTGGCCTCCTGTATCCGCAATCTCCAGGAGATGGACAGCGAGGTCGCGCGCGGGCCGCTCGACGTGCCACGAGGCGGCAGCTAGGCGCTGAGAGACTGCTTGTTTGCTGACTCCCAGCCGCGCGGCGGCTTCCGCTTGGGTCATACCTTGCGCCATCAGTTCCACCGCTTCATGTCCCTGCTGGGAGCGCCGGGACACGAGTATTCCGAGCAGGGAGAGTGCGGTCTCCGCTCGCGCTGCCGTTTCGGCGACAGGCCCCGCCACCGCGAGGCCCGCGAGGGAGTTCTTTGCCCTCGTCACTGCGTCGCGCGCGGCTTCAAAAGCGGGCCCGTGGCCGGCGCGTGTTGCTTGCGGCAGGGGTTCGCGTACCGTGCCGATCCCGATCCCGATGCTCCAATGGCCGTCACGAATGAGATCTAGTGCTGCTTCGACCACAGCCTCTGCTCCGTTGATAACGCCCTGCAGTTCATCTCCCGCTGTGCGTTCGAACGGACGGACCAGCACCTTCTGATTGAGTTCAGTCAGGACAGCGTCGACTCGATCAATGTCACGGCGGCTGCGCCGCTGGTCGACTGTCATGACGAACACGGCATAGCCTCCCGATGACTGCGTCAATACTCCCGACTTGATCTTAGTGTGCCGCGTCGGCGACGGGGTCGTGTGGCTGAAGGTGCAGTGCCTCACGCGCGCCGAGTTTGCTGTCGGCGATGAGGCCGATGACGCCGATGCCCAGCAGCGCGCCGGAAAGCAGGGCCAGTCGCGGATCGGTTTCGCCCGTAACTGCGTCGGCGAGGAGGATTACACCCACAGTGCCGGGCATCATCCCGAAGAACGTCGCGACCGCGAAGGGGAAGACGCGGACGGACGAGAGGGCGCAGCAGTAGTTGACGACGGAGAACGGAATTGGCGCGATCAGTCGTAGCGATGCGACGGCGAGCCACCCGCGCCGCGCCAGGCGCGCATTGACTTCGTGGAAGGTTGGGGCGGTGATTCGGGCGTGGACGAAGTCTCGCCCGAGTACGCGCACGAGCAGGAGCGCGATGACGGCGCTGAGCGTCCCCGCTCCGATCGCGATCATGATGCCCGGAAGGACGCCGAACAGCAGGCCACCAGTCACGGTGAACATGGTGCGGGGAATGGGGAACAAGGTGACTAGCACGTTTGCCACAAAGAAGAGGATCGGGAAGATTGGCCCGAACTCGGCTGCCCACTCACGCAACTCAGTCACTGTCGGTATCGGTACCCAGACGAGGACGGCTGCGCAGGTAACAATCAGCATGAGCGCGCCGAGTAGGCGTGTGCGGGAGAGCGAACGTGCCGATCGGGCCGTTTTCGACGCGACGGCGGTGAGTGACTCCGCGACTACGGACGCAGCGCGCCGGATTCCCCGAGACGCGTTGGGGGGTGCGATGGGCGGGTCGGTAGTCACGAATGAAAAGACTACGGTGCATTCTTCTGACGTAGAAACAAAGCGGGCAAATGTCACATACAACGAGCGGATTTTGCATTGTGACGTGCATCTCTGCCGCCGCTTTGTTGGGAGGCGGGGCACTGACGGTT is from Hoyosella subflava DQS3-9A1 and encodes:
- a CDS encoding helix-turn-helix domain-containing protein, with protein sequence MFVMTVDQRRSRRDIDRVDAVLTELNQKVLVRPFERTAGDELQGVINGAEAVVEAALDLIRDGHWSIGIGIGTVREPLPQATRAGHGPAFEAARDAVTRAKNSLAGLAVAGPVAETAARAETALSLLGILVSRRSQQGHEAVELMAQGMTQAEAAARLGVSKQAVSQRLAAASWHVERPARDLAVHLLEIADTGGQEE
- a CDS encoding TVP38/TMEM64 family protein, with product MTTDPPIAPPNASRGIRRAASVVAESLTAVASKTARSARSLSRTRLLGALMLIVTCAAVLVWVPIPTVTELREWAAEFGPIFPILFFVANVLVTLFPIPRTMFTVTGGLLFGVLPGIMIAIGAGTLSAVIALLLVRVLGRDFVHARITAPTFHEVNARLARRGWLAVASLRLIAPIPFSVVNYCCALSSVRVFPFAVATFFGMMPGTVGVILLADAVTGETDPRLALLSGALLGIGVIGLIADSKLGAREALHLQPHDPVADAAH
- a CDS encoding flavin-containing monooxygenase, with amino-acid sequence MSAPNSVGGQESHRPLPSHVHILIAGAGFSGLGAAIRLGQSGMNDYVVVEKAADVGGTWEANSYPGCACDVPSVLYSYSFARNPHWSSTFSPQPEIYAYLQRTAREFGVMPKVHLRTELLDAYWDDAAKRWQITTDRGSLSATIFINATGPLSDVAIPEIPGQEAFVGNAFHSARWDHGYDIAGKRVAIIGTGASAIQFVPEIQPLVEHFVLFQRTAPWILPRRDRTYTKLEKRLFRHVPFLQRLARYITYWYRESYVIGFTRIRSALRIAETVGRYNIRRQIKDRELRKKVAPTFQLGCKRVLMSNTYYRALDQGNADVNTTGIAQITENSVIAKDGTEYPVDCIIYGTGFHVSDAAIAKNVKGRSGRTLDEVWKGSPEAYLGITVADFPNYFHMVGPNTGLGHSSIVFIIEAQLRYIIDAIAQLGKRKLAAIEPMPQAQREWVDFVQEKSQGTVWLAGGCDSWYIDEMGRNSTLWPGFTFTYRKLTAKADPEHHIAVAEV